The following proteins are co-located in the Streptomyces kaniharaensis genome:
- a CDS encoding SNF2-related protein has protein sequence MLEKLRLLEEEGRPATEDEQSVLARWSGWGALPRIFEPRPQRPAFQDDASYDRAAARWDALDSLRFKIRAHLSDTEWNAARHNTLNAHYTDAALVDTIWGAMRTMGFDGGSVLEPGSGSGNFISAAPQDTSHQIRMTGVELDPVTAAISRHLYPDAQIITAGLEDVRLPEASFDAVVGNVPFGRYQPYDPVHNKDRALSIHDLFVLKSLAATRPGGVVALITSRYTLDAKDSAARERMYELGDLIGAVRLPAGAHQAAAGTDVVTDVLFLRRRERGERRGSDRWLHAQEQVLPGHSEPVRCNAYFEDNPGHVLGGLRARLGQFGPELTVDGSGLDASQRLSEVAQDIAREAFENGRGATATAGEQSRALAIAPAGAAEGSLGLDEAGRPTIVEAGRMVPLDVHPDQYDRLVQLIVLKQQVLGLYAAEAATDAAGETPELAARRTQLREAYGAYRKSSPSLAKPRQTRTFTPKEARERAEAQGLTAVPDAWKWPTAYALIADDPDASLLFGLETWDDDTKTATEQKVLTQRVLEPRVLPERAQDPEDALALALEHDGGVLHLSRVAQLLGVDEAEAERQLGPLAFRDPAQDGAWEPRTRYLSGNVRTKLQQAQESAASDPAYEVNVVALQQVQPDDLSPAEIKAKVGAPWIPVDVYTQFLRDLGMPDAEVLYVGGTTWEVKGAQHGDAATSQWGTEKRSAGALFEAMLRQTDSAIKVTWRDRDGNVHVDEDATAEAAEKVTHLRDAFDDWIWNDEQRSVRLTRIYNDQFNNLVLPEHSAEPLTLPGAVSDWVMRPHQNQAIRQILSQPTNLLAHVVGAGKTATMAAGAMELRRTGMATKPCIVVPNHMLKQWTGEFRQLYPNAKLLAISASDLGASKRAKFMARIAGGDWDAVILTHEAFTRVPLRPETIQGYMDREIGNLRGQLDAAVGAGLSDRTVKQIENSIANAEARLKAEIDKTQGTGVFLEDTGIDYVFLDEAHEFKNLRTVSAIPGAAIEGSAKATKLHMVLDMLREKSTTGRVATLATGTPVANSVTEAYVLMRYLAPELLESMGLEAFDNWAATFGEVVSALEPDPKGGGYRFKARFSRFFNVPEMMRVYHTFADVQMAEDLNLPVPAIRSGKDNQRGESIVVDTTRAQREFLTSLKNQPWISEPGGVLKALGLGLRASLDMRLVGGEEEQGSKLQDVAEQVHQVWLANKDNVYPVSSKDPTAQPLPGALQLVFLDEGTPGSSAEHAVDLYADLRDKLAAAGMPRESIRFIHEANTDAKKERLFADCRSGKVAVLIGSTQKMGTGTNVQSRAIALHHVSYPWRPADMAQRDGRLERQGNLHMPEIPGTPDDVRVFYYLTAGTFDEFRLNALARKARFIAQVQRRSFNIREIEDIGDEAMNLGLLNALASGDPTILQHVEATAERARMQSLSRSWDRAHDRQAREIQDLTAFLDEADTALAAMRSALPKTTPTAGDAFAMTLGDQAHHERDKAAHALGAHLEAIARDTTLPRGRQIPLGTMGGHAFHAEIAYDRNANRLLKLRFPWGHVVPLGHREDRGVWHAQKVTTATGRGAVQSLEAFIARLGDDTKKLAAEVELRRARRDELVGKLQDKADNPYREHARSLEREERLLGRLVILNEKIAERSEQLQHAGGHASQESEAELAALQAEAADLERQIDDEHAVQRTAAEEAESAKPTMAGAAAEAEPTDTAPAPESQTTGRNEPPDHVVQGSSDAADESSGTTAKDETPAPAPQEAAPSREGTTMAIETSTAGPLTPGTGWEEPALFDDGLSDDEPSPISADRAAQPEGADVAAATTELPREQAKEEERVVAEAVARPDIPVEEPPAEAAEDIPDLEEPEKPAPDFGSLVHDDLQNSFGPARRYISEILSPEAADSVAREFDAHSASIAKMRAQLGLDDDDVPAMFKPAPEEVNHAQAAKGAFERVRAYMAQHYGRSESWAQVANVWAGPGRIQKALKEAAGDRYPEVSKDRRWREFFGGVARDTAEVVSKATSKLARTFETDRVAHKLLTTFATSAGNYAAKGRGDTPQAAPAAPAVASAQARNSGQIDLAARGMKPIANVAGPKTTPRQPDQPAPQTPTQVRGSGAEI, from the coding sequence GTGCTGGAGAAACTGCGGCTCCTAGAAGAAGAGGGCAGGCCCGCCACCGAGGACGAGCAGAGCGTGCTCGCGCGGTGGTCGGGCTGGGGCGCCCTGCCGCGCATCTTCGAACCCCGACCCCAGCGCCCCGCCTTCCAGGACGACGCCTCGTACGATCGGGCAGCCGCGCGCTGGGATGCCCTCGACAGTCTGCGTTTCAAGATCAGGGCGCACCTCAGCGATACCGAGTGGAACGCCGCCCGTCACAACACCCTCAACGCGCACTACACCGATGCTGCCCTGGTCGACACGATCTGGGGCGCCATGCGGACGATGGGCTTCGATGGCGGCTCCGTCCTCGAACCCGGCTCCGGCTCCGGCAACTTCATCAGCGCGGCCCCGCAGGACACCAGCCACCAGATCCGGATGACCGGCGTTGAACTCGATCCGGTCACCGCCGCGATCTCCCGCCACCTGTACCCGGACGCCCAAATCATCACGGCTGGCCTCGAAGACGTCCGGCTGCCCGAGGCGAGCTTCGACGCCGTCGTCGGTAACGTCCCCTTCGGTCGCTACCAGCCCTACGACCCCGTCCACAACAAGGACCGCGCCCTCTCCATCCACGACCTGTTCGTCCTCAAGTCGCTCGCCGCCACCCGGCCCGGTGGCGTGGTCGCCTTGATCACCTCGCGCTACACCCTCGACGCCAAGGACTCCGCAGCGCGCGAGCGGATGTACGAACTCGGCGACCTCATCGGTGCGGTCCGCCTGCCCGCAGGTGCCCACCAGGCAGCCGCCGGCACCGATGTCGTCACGGACGTCCTCTTCCTACGCCGCCGTGAGCGTGGGGAGCGCCGGGGCAGCGACCGGTGGCTTCACGCGCAGGAACAGGTTCTCCCTGGCCACTCGGAGCCCGTGCGCTGCAATGCCTACTTCGAGGACAACCCTGGCCATGTTCTCGGTGGACTCCGCGCCCGGCTCGGTCAGTTCGGCCCGGAGTTGACGGTCGACGGCTCTGGCCTCGACGCCTCCCAGCGTCTTAGCGAAGTCGCCCAGGACATCGCCCGCGAAGCCTTCGAGAACGGCCGCGGTGCCACCGCGACGGCAGGTGAGCAGAGCCGCGCCTTGGCCATCGCCCCGGCGGGAGCGGCGGAGGGCTCGCTCGGCTTGGACGAAGCCGGCCGCCCGACGATCGTCGAGGCCGGGCGCATGGTGCCCCTGGACGTCCACCCCGACCAATACGACCGCCTTGTCCAGCTGATCGTGCTCAAGCAGCAGGTCCTCGGGTTGTACGCGGCCGAGGCCGCCACCGACGCTGCTGGAGAGACCCCGGAGCTCGCCGCCAGACGCACCCAGCTGCGCGAGGCCTACGGGGCGTACCGGAAGAGCAGCCCTTCGCTGGCCAAGCCCCGTCAGACCCGTACTTTCACCCCCAAGGAGGCCCGGGAACGTGCCGAGGCCCAGGGGCTCACCGCCGTCCCGGACGCTTGGAAGTGGCCGACCGCCTACGCGCTGATCGCAGACGACCCGGACGCCAGCCTGCTGTTCGGACTGGAGACGTGGGACGACGACACCAAGACCGCCACCGAGCAGAAGGTCCTCACCCAGCGCGTCCTGGAACCCCGCGTCTTGCCCGAGCGGGCCCAGGACCCGGAGGATGCCCTCGCACTGGCCCTGGAACACGACGGCGGCGTCCTGCACCTGAGCCGGGTGGCCCAGCTGCTCGGCGTCGACGAAGCCGAGGCCGAACGCCAGCTCGGCCCGCTGGCCTTCCGCGACCCGGCCCAGGACGGAGCGTGGGAACCGCGCACGCGCTATCTGTCCGGCAACGTCCGCACCAAGCTCCAGCAGGCTCAGGAGTCCGCCGCCAGCGACCCGGCGTACGAGGTCAACGTCGTGGCGCTTCAGCAGGTGCAGCCGGACGACCTGAGCCCCGCCGAGATCAAGGCCAAGGTCGGTGCCCCGTGGATCCCGGTCGATGTCTACACCCAGTTCCTGCGCGACCTTGGCATGCCCGATGCCGAGGTCCTCTACGTCGGCGGCACCACCTGGGAGGTCAAGGGCGCTCAGCACGGCGACGCCGCGACTTCGCAGTGGGGTACCGAGAAGCGCTCAGCCGGAGCCCTGTTCGAGGCGATGCTCCGGCAGACCGACTCGGCCATCAAAGTCACCTGGCGCGACCGCGACGGCAACGTCCACGTCGACGAGGACGCGACCGCGGAAGCCGCCGAGAAGGTCACTCATCTGCGCGACGCCTTCGACGACTGGATATGGAACGACGAGCAGCGCAGCGTCCGGCTCACGCGGATCTACAACGACCAGTTCAACAACCTGGTGCTGCCCGAGCACAGTGCTGAGCCGCTCACATTGCCGGGGGCTGTCAGCGACTGGGTGATGAGGCCGCACCAGAATCAGGCGATCCGTCAGATCCTGTCCCAGCCAACCAACTTGCTCGCCCATGTGGTCGGCGCCGGCAAGACCGCGACCATGGCTGCCGGTGCGATGGAGCTGCGCCGAACCGGAATGGCGACCAAGCCGTGCATCGTGGTCCCCAACCACATGCTCAAGCAGTGGACGGGGGAGTTCCGCCAGCTCTATCCGAACGCCAAGCTGCTGGCGATCAGCGCCAGTGACCTCGGAGCCAGCAAGCGGGCCAAGTTCATGGCCAGGATCGCCGGCGGCGACTGGGACGCGGTGATCCTCACCCATGAGGCGTTCACGCGGGTGCCGCTGCGGCCCGAGACGATCCAGGGCTACATGGACCGAGAGATCGGCAATCTCCGGGGCCAGCTGGATGCCGCCGTCGGGGCCGGGCTGAGCGACCGCACCGTCAAGCAGATCGAAAACTCCATCGCCAACGCGGAGGCCAGGCTCAAAGCCGAGATCGACAAGACCCAGGGCACGGGCGTGTTCCTGGAGGACACCGGCATCGACTACGTCTTTCTGGACGAGGCTCACGAGTTCAAGAACCTCAGGACGGTTTCCGCGATCCCCGGCGCCGCCATCGAGGGGTCGGCCAAGGCCACCAAGCTGCACATGGTGCTCGACATGCTTCGGGAGAAGAGCACCACCGGGCGGGTCGCCACCCTGGCCACCGGCACGCCCGTGGCCAACAGCGTCACCGAGGCGTACGTCCTGATGCGCTACCTCGCCCCTGAGCTTCTCGAATCGATGGGTTTGGAGGCCTTCGACAACTGGGCGGCAACGTTCGGAGAGGTCGTCTCGGCACTCGAACCCGATCCCAAGGGCGGGGGATACCGCTTCAAGGCCCGCTTCTCCCGGTTCTTCAACGTCCCGGAGATGATGCGGGTTTACCATACGTTCGCCGATGTCCAGATGGCGGAAGACCTCAATCTGCCCGTCCCGGCGATCCGTTCCGGCAAGGACAACCAGCGCGGCGAGAGCATCGTCGTCGACACCACCCGTGCGCAGCGGGAGTTCCTCACCTCGCTCAAGAATCAGCCGTGGATCAGCGAGCCCGGGGGAGTCCTCAAGGCCCTCGGGCTCGGCCTGCGCGCGTCCCTCGATATGCGGTTGGTCGGAGGTGAGGAGGAACAGGGCAGCAAACTGCAGGACGTCGCCGAGCAGGTCCACCAGGTCTGGTTGGCGAACAAGGACAACGTCTACCCGGTCTCCAGCAAGGACCCGACCGCCCAGCCGCTGCCCGGAGCCTTGCAGTTGGTCTTCCTCGACGAGGGCACCCCGGGCAGCAGCGCTGAGCACGCCGTCGACCTGTACGCGGACCTGCGAGACAAACTCGCCGCCGCCGGCATGCCCCGGGAGAGCATCCGGTTCATTCACGAGGCCAATACGGACGCCAAGAAGGAACGGCTCTTTGCGGACTGCCGTTCCGGCAAGGTCGCCGTCCTGATCGGCAGCACCCAGAAGATGGGCACCGGCACCAACGTCCAGAGCCGCGCCATCGCCCTACATCACGTCTCCTACCCTTGGCGGCCGGCCGACATGGCCCAGCGCGACGGACGGCTGGAACGGCAGGGCAACCTGCACATGCCCGAGATTCCGGGCACACCCGATGACGTCCGGGTCTTCTACTACCTCACCGCCGGCACCTTCGACGAGTTCCGCCTGAACGCGCTCGCCCGCAAAGCCCGGTTCATCGCGCAGGTCCAGCGCCGCAGCTTCAACATCCGCGAGATCGAGGACATCGGCGACGAGGCCATGAACCTCGGACTGCTCAACGCACTAGCCTCCGGCGACCCGACGATCCTCCAGCACGTCGAGGCGACGGCCGAACGCGCCCGGATGCAGAGCCTCTCCCGCTCCTGGGACCGCGCGCACGACCGACAGGCCCGTGAGATCCAGGACCTCACCGCCTTTCTCGATGAGGCCGATACCGCCCTCGCAGCGATGCGTTCCGCCCTGCCCAAGACCACTCCCACCGCTGGCGACGCTTTCGCCATGACCCTCGGCGACCAGGCCCACCACGAGCGGGACAAAGCCGCCCATGCGCTCGGCGCCCATCTTGAAGCCATCGCCAGGGACACCACTCTCCCCCGAGGCCGTCAGATCCCGCTCGGCACCATGGGCGGCCACGCCTTCCACGCCGAGATCGCCTACGACCGCAACGCCAACCGCCTGCTCAAGCTCCGCTTCCCCTGGGGCCACGTCGTGCCGCTCGGCCACCGTGAAGACCGCGGTGTCTGGCACGCCCAGAAGGTCACCACCGCGACTGGGCGAGGGGCCGTCCAGTCCCTGGAAGCCTTCATCGCCAGACTCGGCGACGACACGAAGAAGCTTGCCGCCGAGGTGGAACTGCGCCGGGCACGGCGCGATGAACTCGTGGGCAAGCTCCAGGACAAGGCCGACAACCCCTACCGCGAGCACGCCCGCTCCCTGGAACGTGAAGAACGGCTGCTGGGGCGGCTGGTCATCCTCAACGAGAAGATCGCCGAGCGGTCCGAGCAACTCCAGCACGCGGGAGGGCACGCGTCCCAGGAATCCGAGGCGGAACTCGCCGCCCTGCAAGCCGAAGCGGCCGACCTGGAACGCCAGATCGACGATGAGCACGCGGTACAGCGGACCGCCGCCGAGGAAGCCGAGTCCGCGAAGCCCACGATGGCCGGCGCCGCAGCAGAAGCCGAGCCCACGGACACGGCACCGGCCCCCGAATCGCAGACGACCGGGCGCAACGAGCCGCCCGATCACGTTGTCCAAGGCAGCAGCGACGCTGCCGACGAGTCCTCAGGCACCACTGCCAAAGACGAGACCCCAGCACCAGCGCCGCAGGAAGCGGCACCGTCCAGGGAGGGAACCACCATGGCAATCGAGACGAGTACAGCGGGACCCCTCACTCCCGGGACCGGATGGGAGGAACCCGCCCTCTTCGATGACGGACTCTCTGACGATGAGCCATCGCCTATATCCGCTGACAGAGCGGCCCAGCCAGAAGGAGCAGATGTGGCCGCCGCGACGACCGAACTGCCCAGAGAGCAAGCCAAGGAAGAGGAGCGCGTCGTCGCCGAAGCGGTCGCGAGGCCCGACATTCCGGTCGAGGAACCCCCAGCTGAGGCGGCGGAGGACATACCTGACCTGGAGGAGCCGGAGAAGCCGGCCCCCGACTTCGGTTCGCTGGTTCACGATGACCTGCAGAACTCCTTCGGCCCGGCCCGCAGGTACATCTCTGAGATCCTGTCACCCGAAGCGGCGGACAGCGTGGCCAGGGAGTTTGATGCTCACAGCGCGTCCATCGCGAAGATGCGTGCTCAACTCGGGCTCGACGATGACGACGTCCCAGCCATGTTCAAGCCCGCACCGGAAGAGGTGAACCACGCGCAGGCGGCCAAGGGAGCCTTTGAACGGGTCCGTGCGTACATGGCGCAGCACTACGGAAGGTCCGAGTCCTGGGCGCAGGTGGCCAACGTCTGGGCCGGTCCCGGCCGGATCCAGAAGGCGCTCAAGGAAGCCGCCGGGGATCGCTACCCGGAGGTCTCCAAGGACAGGCGCTGGAGGGAGTTCTTCGGGGGAGTCGCCCGGGACACCGCCGAGGTGGTCTCCAAGGCAACGTCGAAGCTGGCTCGCACATTCGAGACTGACCGAGTTGCCCATAAGCTGCTCACGACGTTCGCGACCAGCGCGGGTAACTACGCGGCCAAGGGCCGGGGCGACACCCCGCAGGCAGCTCCGGCCGCGCCCGCTGTGGCGAGCGCGCAGGCTCGCAACTCCGGCCAGATCGACCTCGCCGCCCGGGGTATGAAGCCGATCGCCAACGTGGCCGGACCCAAGACAACACCACGTCAGCCGGACCAGCCGGCTCCGCAGACGCCCACGCAGGTCCGGGGGAGCGGTGCAGAAATCTGA
- a CDS encoding DUF4241 domain-containing protein, giving the protein MGHAADVRLAAGPEETWYLEAVFTPGTRLGTRPDDPTTFVQVAEVREVTTIRIPSGRLIVDSPWPEDDDPELTVRVGRELAERIPPGNYRVEAAWTQAPYEFMGERFDGREVAAIRLCITETPVMSWEMAIGVGDDIETIRPGDRIGFTSETNMGSFSDAAAWPALTGPFREFWRRQQAGNRQPRDTESLFDDRFERASEEGHGADLVTFPAEGPSVVWLGRTGTGVIASVAVADGYHSSDRNPSP; this is encoded by the coding sequence ATGGGCCATGCAGCAGATGTCCGGCTTGCCGCCGGGCCCGAGGAGACCTGGTATCTGGAAGCGGTTTTCACACCGGGGACACGGCTTGGAACGCGTCCCGATGATCCGACGACGTTCGTCCAGGTCGCCGAAGTGAGAGAAGTGACCACGATCCGCATCCCCAGCGGCCGTCTCATCGTCGACTCACCATGGCCGGAGGATGACGACCCGGAGCTGACGGTGCGAGTCGGCCGGGAACTGGCGGAGCGGATCCCACCTGGCAACTACCGGGTGGAGGCCGCTTGGACGCAAGCGCCATACGAGTTTATGGGCGAGCGTTTCGACGGCCGGGAAGTAGCCGCCATCCGCCTGTGTATTACTGAGACCCCCGTAATGAGCTGGGAGATGGCCATCGGTGTCGGAGACGACATTGAGACGATTCGTCCTGGGGACCGGATTGGGTTCACCTCCGAGACGAACATGGGGAGCTTCTCCGATGCCGCTGCCTGGCCCGCACTGACAGGACCGTTCCGCGAGTTCTGGCGACGACAGCAAGCCGGCAACCGGCAGCCCCGTGACACGGAAAGTCTTTTCGATGACCGTTTCGAGCGCGCGAGCGAAGAGGGGCACGGAGCGGACCTCGTGACGTTCCCCGCCGAAGGACCCTCCGTCGTCTGGCTGGGGCGCACCGGAACTGGGGTCATCGCCTCGGTCGCCGTGGCCGATGGATATCACTCGTCCGACCGGAATCCTTCGCCCTGA
- a CDS encoding DUF6009 family protein, whose protein sequence is MSALIDPAELAHETDLVWLEDTAGLDYVRQSLDRLTTRRGRPAYHRDGRMVGYATLGPDAKSSRASGTFRRRVFWLLPHDRDQDPEGLYSTGAPSEAVDPRTVAPGVKGYKTERSEGGPASPAMLELGITLPKA, encoded by the coding sequence GTGAGCGCGCTGATCGACCCGGCCGAGCTCGCCCACGAAACCGACCTCGTCTGGCTTGAAGACACCGCCGGCCTCGACTACGTCCGCCAGTCCCTTGACCGGCTCACCACCCGCCGCGGCCGCCCCGCTTACCACCGCGACGGTCGCATGGTCGGCTACGCGACCCTCGGCCCCGACGCCAAGTCCTCCCGCGCCTCCGGTACCTTCCGCCGCCGCGTCTTCTGGCTCCTGCCCCACGACCGCGACCAGGATCCCGAAGGCCTCTACTCCACCGGCGCCCCCTCCGAGGCTGTCGACCCGCGCACCGTCGCCCCGGGCGTCAAGGGCTACAAGACCGAGCGCTCCGAGGGCGGCCCGGCCTCGCCGGCCATGCTCGAACTGGGGATAACCCTCCCGAAGGCGTGA
- a CDS encoding DNA primase family protein, whose protein sequence is MNDSTRKRTVFDPVAAAQQILEYPPVPSPSPPPRPGTVVQESLLDTAPAGLPQPAPKAAVQATGGPEASPLGLLPDSLSDRGNAKLFVHLYGRDYRHVPGIGWYRWATHRWQLDEDDTVVWAAGEMAENIATHDPRGLYTNTDLRRHRRRALSTSGMNAMLAQAKSAPGMVLNAALLDADAYALCTPGGVVDLRTGAVVAPDPKIHHHSRSTTLAPARMPTPRWDRFLTDTFGDDKEGRQTRDFLHLLLGYSISGDVGAQVMPFLYGQGKNGKSVLLDVMIQLLGDYADAAPPGFLMAKTFDGHPTDLAELHGRRIIVCSELKPGDRFDEARVKLLTGGDKIKARRMRQDFFSFEPTHKLWLLGNHRPEVGTGGFAFWRRMRLIPFERVVPEERKIDNLAHVLVAEEGPGILAWLIDGARRYFAGEKDLAGPQRVQTATTAYAETEDHVGRFLKESCATGEGMRAEQSQLFGAYTRWCGFEGANPVSGRAFAARVRETLGMTSPKEMVLSNSRKYYPGIGLITDDTEEQNA, encoded by the coding sequence ATGAACGACAGCACCCGCAAGAGGACGGTCTTCGATCCCGTGGCCGCAGCCCAGCAGATCCTGGAGTACCCCCCGGTCCCCAGCCCCTCCCCGCCGCCCCGGCCCGGCACGGTCGTTCAGGAGAGCCTCCTCGACACCGCGCCCGCCGGCCTGCCCCAGCCAGCCCCGAAGGCCGCTGTACAGGCCACCGGCGGCCCCGAGGCGAGCCCGCTCGGCCTCCTGCCCGACTCCCTCTCCGACCGCGGCAACGCCAAACTCTTCGTCCACCTCTACGGACGCGACTACCGCCACGTCCCCGGCATCGGCTGGTACCGCTGGGCCACCCACCGCTGGCAGCTCGACGAGGACGACACCGTCGTGTGGGCCGCCGGCGAGATGGCCGAGAACATCGCCACCCACGACCCCCGCGGCCTCTACACCAACACCGACCTTCGCCGACACCGCCGGCGAGCCCTGTCCACTTCGGGCATGAACGCCATGCTCGCCCAGGCCAAGTCCGCCCCCGGCATGGTCCTCAACGCCGCCCTCCTGGACGCCGACGCCTACGCCCTGTGCACCCCAGGTGGGGTCGTCGACCTGCGGACCGGCGCCGTCGTTGCGCCGGACCCCAAGATCCACCACCACTCGCGATCCACCACCCTGGCCCCCGCCCGCATGCCCACCCCGCGCTGGGACCGCTTCCTCACCGACACCTTCGGCGACGACAAGGAAGGCCGCCAGACCCGCGACTTCCTGCACCTGCTCCTTGGCTACTCGATCAGCGGCGACGTCGGCGCCCAAGTCATGCCCTTCCTCTACGGCCAGGGCAAGAACGGCAAGTCCGTCCTCCTGGACGTCATGATCCAGCTCCTCGGCGACTACGCGGACGCGGCTCCGCCCGGCTTCCTCATGGCCAAAACCTTCGACGGTCACCCCACCGACCTCGCCGAACTCCACGGCCGCCGCATCATCGTCTGCTCCGAGCTCAAGCCCGGCGACCGCTTCGACGAGGCCCGGGTCAAGCTCCTCACCGGCGGCGACAAGATCAAGGCCCGTCGGATGCGCCAGGACTTCTTCTCCTTCGAGCCGACCCACAAGCTCTGGCTGCTCGGCAACCACCGCCCCGAGGTCGGTACCGGCGGATTCGCCTTCTGGCGCCGCATGCGGCTGATTCCGTTCGAACGGGTCGTCCCCGAGGAACGCAAGATCGACAACCTGGCCCACGTCCTCGTCGCCGAGGAGGGCCCGGGCATCCTCGCCTGGCTGATCGACGGCGCCCGCCGCTACTTCGCCGGCGAGAAGGACCTAGCCGGTCCCCAGCGCGTCCAGACCGCCACCACCGCCTATGCCGAGACCGAGGACCACGTCGGCCGCTTCCTCAAGGAGTCTTGCGCCACCGGTGAGGGCATGCGCGCCGAGCAGTCCCAGCTCTTCGGCGCCTACACCCGCTGGTGCGGCTTCGAAGGCGCCAATCCCGTATCCGGCCGTGCGTTCGCCGCACGAGTTCGGGAGACACTGGGTATGACCTCTCCCAAAGAGATGGTCCTGTCCAATAGCCGCAAGTACTACCCGGGCATCGGCCTGATCACCGACGACACAGAGGAGCAGAACGCGTGA
- a CDS encoding bifunctional DNA primase/polymerase yields the protein MTAPKAVGSDRTVRQPDSLAVARWCAARGWPVHPLAPGRKTPPANCHPCQDARHAPTDCPCPAAGRWCHGFHAATLDQDVITAWWRANPDFGAGVACGPAGLVVIDVDSHTSAVPARDRILPGIPIHEGVSLDGLENGYHTLALLAALRGAPDPATDADTLRVRTPSGGLHIWYQDHTHRQFTCSTGSSSGRALAWQVDVRAHGGYIVAPGTVTAAGTYEALPGARTPAPLPHWLSEELTRTGHLKSPPSPLQAPQPAIPARGRQAVVAAGGGKRGAERILDTVLQDVTDCATTPEGAAFTSKLNRAAFTAGGLVSAGHLTHATAERLLLDAARTARPTQDRHSSAVIRSGLAAGTRQPLHVREARG from the coding sequence GTGACGGCGCCGAAGGCCGTGGGGAGCGACCGAACGGTCCGCCAGCCGGACTCACTGGCCGTGGCCCGCTGGTGTGCCGCCCGGGGCTGGCCCGTCCACCCGCTGGCCCCCGGGCGCAAGACGCCGCCCGCCAACTGCCACCCCTGCCAGGACGCCCGACACGCCCCCACGGACTGCCCCTGCCCCGCGGCCGGTCGCTGGTGCCACGGCTTCCACGCCGCCACCCTCGACCAGGACGTCATCACCGCCTGGTGGCGCGCCAACCCCGACTTCGGTGCCGGTGTCGCCTGCGGCCCGGCAGGCCTGGTCGTCATCGACGTGGACAGTCACACCAGCGCAGTCCCGGCCCGTGACCGGATCCTGCCCGGCATCCCGATCCACGAAGGTGTCAGCCTCGATGGCCTGGAGAACGGCTACCACACGCTCGCCCTGTTGGCGGCTCTCCGTGGTGCCCCGGACCCAGCCACCGATGCCGACACCCTGCGCGTGCGGACCCCCTCCGGAGGCCTGCACATCTGGTACCAGGACCACACCCACCGTCAGTTCACCTGTTCCACCGGCTCTTCCAGCGGCAGAGCCCTTGCCTGGCAGGTCGACGTCCGCGCGCACGGCGGCTACATCGTCGCCCCCGGCACCGTTACAGCCGCCGGCACGTACGAGGCCCTCCCAGGGGCCAGAACGCCCGCTCCGCTGCCCCACTGGCTCAGTGAGGAACTCACCCGCACCGGACACCTCAAGAGCCCTCCTAGCCCCCTTCAGGCCCCTCAGCCGGCCATCCCTGCCCGTGGCCGACAGGCCGTCGTGGCAGCAGGAGGCGGGAAGCGAGGAGCCGAGCGCATCCTCGACACCGTCCTCCAGGACGTAACCGACTGCGCCACCACCCCTGAGGGAGCCGCCTTCACGAGCAAGCTCAACCGTGCAGCCTTCACCGCAGGAGGCCTCGTCTCGGCTGGCCACCTCACCCACGCCACCGCCGAGCGACTCCTCCTGGACGCCGCCCGCACCGCCCGTCCCACTCAGGACAGGCACAGCTCCGCCGTCATCCGCTCAGGCCTTGCCGCAGGCACCCGGCAGCCCCTGCACGTCAGGGAGGCGCGCGGATGA
- a CDS encoding AAA family ATPase — MDTPHLEEVRLTSFKSFTDQCLPLQDLTVLIGRNVNARDTELRRSADNVSAAVENLRQSDPVAFDRLTDLVAGMPEYPVRGISSVDTRLGDVQLVLREWGFHGTDQDVPARLLSDGMLRFLAFGTALLSAPVSDGDEAPIEAQRHLVIEEVENGLYPTQAARVAKVGFVRPTATVIETGNHVFQIKDGTARRVCASVFMSLLDKTSRGEAPWVLHERTWDGAFLASLCIGGTTGHEPG, encoded by the coding sequence GTGGACACTCCCCATCTGGAGGAGGTACGCCTGACCTCCTTCAAGAGCTTCACCGACCAGTGCCTTCCGCTCCAGGACCTCACCGTGCTGATCGGACGTAACGTCAACGCCCGCGACACGGAACTCAGGCGCAGCGCCGACAACGTGAGCGCGGCGGTGGAGAACCTGCGTCAGAGCGACCCTGTCGCGTTCGACCGGCTCACGGACTTGGTGGCAGGTATGCCCGAGTACCCCGTGCGGGGCATCAGCAGCGTCGACACGAGGCTTGGCGATGTACAGCTGGTGCTACGTGAGTGGGGTTTCCACGGCACGGACCAGGACGTCCCCGCACGGCTGCTCAGCGATGGCATGCTGCGTTTCCTGGCCTTCGGCACCGCGCTGCTCAGCGCGCCGGTGTCGGACGGTGACGAAGCGCCGATAGAGGCCCAGCGCCACCTGGTGATCGAGGAGGTCGAGAACGGCCTCTACCCGACGCAGGCCGCGCGCGTGGCCAAGGTGGGTTTCGTGCGTCCGACCGCGACGGTGATCGAGACCGGTAACCACGTCTTCCAGATCAAGGACGGTACGGCGCGTCGTGTCTGCGCCTCGGTCTTTATGAGCCTGTTGGACAAGACCTCCCGGGGAGAGGCGCCCTGGGTCCTGCACGAGCGGACCTGGGACGGCGCGTTCCTGGCCTCGCTCTGCATTGGTGGTACGACCGGCCATGAACCTGGTTGA